Genomic window (Rhododendron vialii isolate Sample 1 chromosome 4a, ASM3025357v1):
taccaaaaaaaagaaaagaaaagaaaaagatggttcatttgttttcaaaataaatactacTTATTCTCTCCTCCCTCTTGGCCTGTTCCACCACATCAACCATCGCCTTCGGAACATGTTTCCACTAGTAATTATTAAGTGCTCTTGTAGCACCGCCACAAAATACTCTAGGAATCAAAATCCCGTACCAATATCTAAATTTTATTCGCAGCCCACCATTACCGATTGCCGGCGCAACCTACTGCACCCCACACTCACTATACCTGTGGTGTGGGATTTATTGAAAACATCCATTTGTATCATGAGCAACAAGTCACGTAAATCCAACACTAAAAGAATAATCCAATGAGCACGAAGAAGTTTGCAACTGTTGTGATCCATCAGTCCTTTCAAAATGTCAAAAACTCAGCCAGCCAATACAACCATGAAATGCAGGTTTTATAGAAGACCTTTAGCAATATACATATGCAACCACAAATTTCCATTCAAAGAGAAATAACGgattttcctttctcctttctcGCAATACACCAGGCAATAAAAAGACTCCCAAAAACTATATTTCACCAATTGAACACCCAGTGTATACAAAACAAAACGCCGAGTCTACAATGAATACTAGTAATGCAAGACTCAAGTCACTCAAAAAACAGAGAGACGACTCCGGGCATATAAAACCCCCCGCACCAAAATCCCTTCAACAATGCCTTAACTTCTGGCTAATTCCAAGCTCGGCAAAAAATCAAACCACCACCAGGCATCTTTTTCACCATTAGACAGGCGGAGTGCAGAACCCATATTATTTGACCCCTGAAGCAACATTGCCCCAGCTTAGCACCACTTCGACACCGATGGACACTGAACCTGACCTGACTGTGACTAGACACGGTGAGCTGCCCTGACCAGACTCTACACCGTGCACCTTGTAGGCCCCTGCATGAAATGCTTCATCCACAACCTTCTGAAATTCTGTTAAATTATAGGACTTGgtcagaacaaaaaaaaaaaatgagcataGAAGAAATTCCATCTACGTTTGTAGGCGGTTAGCTTTTGGGGAGGAGATCTCCGAGTCTGCCACCTAGGAGACTGTGTTTGTCATGCTCTTTCCTTCTGCTTTTGGGTtgagaacaaaatcaaaaaccgTTTAAGTTGATTATGAGAAGCATCAATTTTGATGGTTTTCCATTCTGATGATCTACGGAATGATTGTTTCTTGAAATGCATACATTCTAAATGTGGATGTAAAATGCAAACCCAGGGGCCAGACAATGGGTCAACTTACAAAGCTAGCTTATGATAGAGTTCACATTCCTATTTGAAGAGAGCAAGTCTTGAAGTAGATGAGCTACATACCTTCAGCTGAAACTGAATCCACCAGATGGAAGTTGAACATCACTTCCACCAAAGTTGAAGCCAGGCTGGGAAGCACCATCACCTGGAGGTAAAgtctcatcctcctcctccaacCAATAAGTCTCGAGAATCTTGACAGCCTTCTCATAAATTTCATTGTTGTCGTGACTCTGGAGATTTTCTATCTTTTCCAACCCATCAGCTTCATCTATCAACTGGGCATAGTAGTTAACATCTCCAATGCTTCCCACGTTCTTCTCAACTTCCCCAACCTTCAAGATATTTTCCAGCCCTTCCAAGCAGACAATTATGATCCTTGGATCAGGGCATACAAGGAGATCACATAAAGGCTTTATACAGCCTTGACTGACTAAGTACCTGCCACCAACATGACAGCCAATCATTAAAAAGTCAAAACTAAATTCTACACCTGAAATTAAGCTAAGAAAATTCAGGAACTAGCAGAAAACATACTTGACTTGCTCATGAGTACCACCAGAAGTAGCATTTGATATTGACCAAGCAGCCTCTTTCTTTATATCAAACTCAGCTGTTTGGAGCAGATTGACAAGAGGAGCTATTAAACCAGCCTCGATGACAGCCTGTTACACCAACTTTATGCAGTAAGGATGATTTCTACTTTAAGGACTTCTGGTAGCCAAAGAATCTACATAGAGATTTACGCATTGAAACTAGCAACCATTCTGCACCATACACCTTAAAAAAAAGGGTGTAAAGCACTCTATAGGGCACAGGGAACACTGGAAAGTGCAAGATCCATCAGAAGACACAgaaacaaattattttcttttttttgacccTAGAGAAAATTAATACCTCCAGGAACATTTGGCAGCAGGTCTGCCATGTAAGTGGTGTTTTGACACCACAACACAATTGGGATGCTGAAACCTCGTGGCTCATTGGAGAATTTAGTGGTAAATGATTTGGCAACATAGTTAGAAAGCTTGCTTGGGCTGCCATgatatctctattataaaacagaaaggtgtggggacaagttgttggaacgacttagattcatttgatccaaaggctgtagtgcatcctcctaCTTTCTGGTTAAGTGTCAacggttttcacctaaatcacacaactgccatccTCTTTCAACCGGGATGCGAAATGCTGTAGGTACGGGCTAGCACTAGTACTACATATGGCAAGATAGGAATTATAGAGCTTTCCAAGGCATTCATCGACCTTTTCCCACTGTTTTGGATAAGATTTGTTTTGATGCATGTATCAGGAGCTCCCAATTTTTCAGTAGAGCAAACTCCATTTAACACCATGCTTTAAAGCCATTGGCAAATGCCCCCAATAGGATTTTTGCCTCAGCTTAGCTGagtttttgcttttttggaAGATATGCCTTCTTGATTCTTGTGAGATTGTTTTCCTTAATGAATTTCTcattcatccaaaaaaaaaaaaaaatttgtcacgaAATCATGACACTCGAATGACTTGAGTGGAACCCATTAACTGTTTGATCCCAAATAAACACAATAACCCACATGTATGTTGAAGCCTATAACTTGTCCACCAAAACCTTTTGACTGGAGGTCAGAACAATATGAGCAAATGAACAATGCCACCAAAGAATCCTCAAGATTAAAAATGCAGCCTACTGTGGCACTCGAAACATTTCACttgcaaaaaattatattcactATAATGTGGAGCTTGAAATAACAGTTACAACCCTTTAATATAGTTGTAAAAAGATTACCTGTATCTGTTCCCGGTTTCCAGCAGTAATGTTTGAGATTGTCCAGCATGCTTCTTTCTTGATGCTTTTCTTATGATTATTTGTCAACAAACTCAGCAAGCACGCAAGTGCACCATGTTGAATCATGCACTGTAGAAAAGAGGTTCTCATTATTGGATAAAAAATATCGCACAACACTGAAAAGTCTGAAACATATACCAAAATCATGAAGCGTGGGAGAATGAATACTATTTTATGATACTCCATACTAGTCATGGAAAGACACACAAAGAGACACACACATTATGTTTCTAATGATAGCTTCTATTTTCAACAAATGAGCAAAAAACCACATGGAGAATATCAATCTCACGTttggttttccaatttttttagcATGTTCACTATCAAAATGTTCAGGAGTTAATGATGCGgcaaaatcaaaaagaaaacacatatCATCTTCACAAGCTCAGACCTGAGTTTGAATATCATCTCCCGTGACAATATTGCCCACAGTACGAAGCGCTGGAATGAGCACAGTTGGGGATGGATGActgaaatatataaaaaaagtaaaaaattggcTCAAGAGAGCAAGGTGTTAATTGAAAATCCAGATTTAACGGAAGAAGTAAAATGATACTTACAAGAGGAGGTCAACAAGTCGTTGACAGACACCTGCCTCAATCACAGCTTGGATTTTGTCATTCGTTCCATCAGATAGGTACGAAAGAGCCCAACATGCATCTGTAAGCACTTCTTCATCATTTGAATGAACAAGTCGCTCAAGAGCTGGAAGAGCAGGCCTTGTCTGccatgaaatttcaaaaattactcaAATAATGTACTGAAGAATAAAGATGGAATCAATGATCATATTTCGTTTAGAGTCCACTAAGAAATTCCTTAACAACAAGGATTATGTGAAATTACTTACAGCCACAGATCAAGATACTCACCTGTTCAAATGGTGGCTGCGGTTTGCCCCTGCAAAAGTTTGATAATGTCCATGTGGCATTTCTCAGCATTGAAAGTTTGGCATGCTCGTTCAACTGCTCC
Coding sequences:
- the LOC131324592 gene encoding importin subunit alpha-2 produces the protein MSLRPSARTEVRRNKYKVAVDAEEGRRRREDNMVEIRKSKREESLLKKRREGLQQGPLFGSTANNIISTVEKKLESLPAMVAGVWSSDNNLQLEATTQFRKLLSIERSPPIEEVIQSGVVPRFVEFLVREDFPPLQFEAAWALTNVASGTSENTKVVIDHGAVPIFVKLLSSPSDDVREQAVWALGNVAGDSPRCRDLVLTSGALIPLLEQLNEHAKLSMLRNATWTLSNFCRGKPQPPFEQTRPALPALERLVHSNDEEVLTDACWALSYLSDGTNDKIQAVIEAGVCQRLVDLLFHPSPTVLIPALRTVGNIVTGDDIQTQCMIQHGALACLLSLLTNNHKKSIKKEACWTISNITAGNREQIQAVIEAGLIAPLVNLLQTAEFDIKKEAAWSISNATSGGTHEQVKYLVSQGCIKPLCDLLVCPDPRIIIVCLEGLENILKVGEVEKNVGSIGDVNYYAQLIDEADGLEKIENLQSHDNNEIYEKAVKILETYWLEEEDETLPPGDGASQPGFNFGGSDVQLPSGGFSFS